Proteins encoded in a region of the Puniceibacterium sp. IMCC21224 genome:
- the aceF gene encoding dihydrolipoyllysine-residue acetyltransferase, with the protein MKSTAASRTRAWSERRNEEKTTMTTEVKVPDIGDFKDVPIVTILVSVGDTVAVEDALIELESDKATLEVPSPKAGVIKEIKVSEGDKVSEGSLIMLVEESGEAAAPAKEDSKAEPPKETKEAPAAAPAAATSAPLTDAGFSKVHASPSVRAFARNVDVDLNKVNGSGRKGRILREDVMKALKSTAAPAAAATAQGGMGIPPIPVVDFSKFGRVEDVEMARIKKLSGPALHRSWLNIPHVTHNEEADITDLDKYRKELDTEAKNEGYRVTLLSFLVKASVSALKKHWEFNSSLHPDGDKLIKKDYYNIGFAADTPNGLMVPVIKDADRKGIVEISMDLQELSKKARDGALKGPDMQGATFTISSLGGIGGTSFTPIVNAPEVAILGLTRSKMAPVWNGTEFVPRNMLPMSLSYDHRAIDGALAARFAAHLKYLLGDARRLML; encoded by the coding sequence ATGAAATCGACGGCGGCAAGCCGAACCCGCGCCTGGTCTGAGCGACGGAACGAGGAGAAAACGACAATGACGACTGAAGTAAAAGTTCCGGATATCGGCGATTTCAAAGACGTGCCGATTGTCACAATCCTGGTGTCGGTGGGTGACACCGTGGCCGTCGAGGATGCGCTGATCGAGCTGGAATCAGACAAGGCAACGCTCGAAGTGCCATCGCCCAAGGCCGGTGTGATCAAAGAGATCAAAGTGTCCGAAGGTGACAAGGTGTCCGAGGGCAGCCTGATCATGCTGGTCGAGGAAAGCGGTGAAGCTGCTGCCCCCGCCAAGGAAGATTCAAAAGCCGAGCCGCCGAAAGAGACAAAGGAGGCACCTGCCGCTGCCCCCGCTGCGGCGACGTCGGCACCGCTCACGGATGCAGGATTTTCTAAGGTGCATGCGTCACCGTCAGTGCGGGCTTTTGCGCGCAACGTCGATGTGGACCTGAACAAGGTCAATGGTTCGGGCCGCAAGGGCCGGATCCTGCGCGAAGACGTAATGAAGGCGCTGAAATCTACGGCTGCCCCCGCTGCGGCGGCTACGGCGCAGGGCGGCATGGGTATCCCGCCGATCCCGGTGGTGGATTTCAGCAAATTCGGTCGGGTCGAAGATGTAGAAATGGCCCGGATCAAGAAACTGTCAGGCCCGGCGCTGCACCGGTCCTGGCTGAACATCCCGCATGTGACCCACAACGAAGAGGCGGATATCACCGACCTCGACAAGTACCGCAAGGAGCTGGACACGGAGGCCAAGAACGAAGGCTACCGCGTCACGCTGCTGTCGTTCCTGGTCAAGGCGTCGGTGTCGGCACTGAAAAAGCACTGGGAATTCAACAGCTCACTGCACCCTGATGGCGACAAGCTGATCAAGAAGGATTACTATAACATCGGCTTTGCGGCGGACACGCCGAACGGTCTGATGGTGCCGGTGATCAAGGATGCGGACCGCAAGGGCATCGTCGAGATTTCCATGGACTTGCAGGAACTGTCGAAAAAGGCCCGCGACGGTGCGCTGAAAGGCCCTGACATGCAGGGTGCCACGTTCACCATTTCGTCGCTGGGCGGAATCGGGGGCACGTCGTTTACCCCCATCGTCAACGCGCCCGAAGTGGCGATCCTGGGCCTGACCCGGTCCAAGATGGCGCCGGTCTGGAACGGCACGGAATTTGTGCCGCGCAACATGCTGCCAATGTCGCTGTCTTATGACCACCGCGCAATCGACGGCGCGCTGGCGGCACGCTTTGCCGCGCATCTGAAATACCTGCTGGGCGATGCCCGGCGGCTGATGTTGTAA
- the aceE gene encoding pyruvate dehydrogenase (acetyl-transferring), homodimeric type — MTDSRQDIDPVESQEWQEAIEDVIQRDGANRAHFLLDKAVQQARAAGANLPFSATTPYQNTISPDDELEIPGDTEMEWRIRTINRWNAMATVVRRNKESSEYGGHIASFASSACMYDVGLNHFWRSKSAIHGGDLVFFQGHVVPGIYARSFMEGRLTAEQMEMFRSEVSGNGLSSYPHPWLMPDYWQFPTVSMGLGPLMAIYQARFMKYMHNRGLIDAADRKVWVFLGDGEMDEPESLGAISLAAREGLDNLIFVVNCNLQRLDGPVRGNGKIVQELEGNFRGSGWNVIKLLWGKGWDQLLEKDISGKLRQLMDETVDGDYQTFKSKDGAYIREHFFGKYPETAALVEDWTDDQIWSLRRGGHDPKKVYTAFKRATETKGQPTCLLVKTVKGYGMGTAGEGQNTTHQQKKMATEQLRAMRDRFQVPVSDEDLPNAPLVSLNNAQKAYLTERRRELGGAFPKRDWRDAPKLEIPALSAFKSQLESTGEREISTTMAFVRILTTLLRDKKIGKNVVPIVPDESRTFGMEGLFRSVGIYNPLGQNYTPQDADQMMFYKESKDGQVLQEGINEAGAMADWIAAATSYSTHGVPMIPFYIYYSMFGFQRIGDLAWAAGDSRARGFMLGGTAGRTTLNGEGLQHEDGHSHILAGTIPNCISYDPTFSYEVAVIVRHGLQRMFIDQEDVYFYLTLMNENYSHPEMPMGSEEGIIKGLYRMSKTAKPAKRHVNLMGSGTILVQAIKAAKLLKDDFGVTSDIWSATSFNELARDGQDCARQNRLNPFAAEKVPYVTQTLEGVSGPIIAATDYMKNYAEQIRSYVPNRFTVLGTDGFGRSDSRVNLRRFFEVDANHIAAAAMVDLYREGAVSEKDLQSALSKYEIDGGKPNPRLV; from the coding sequence ATGACCGACAGTCGACAAGACATTGATCCGGTAGAATCGCAGGAATGGCAGGAGGCGATCGAGGATGTCATTCAACGGGATGGCGCCAATCGCGCGCATTTCCTGCTGGACAAGGCCGTGCAGCAGGCGCGTGCCGCTGGTGCCAACCTGCCGTTTTCCGCTACCACGCCGTATCAGAACACGATCTCGCCTGATGATGAGCTGGAGATCCCGGGCGATACGGAAATGGAATGGCGAATCCGCACGATCAACCGCTGGAATGCCATGGCGACGGTTGTTCGTCGCAATAAGGAAAGCAGCGAATACGGCGGGCACATTGCCAGCTTTGCCTCGTCCGCTTGCATGTATGATGTTGGTCTGAACCATTTCTGGCGCTCCAAATCGGCCATTCATGGCGGCGATCTGGTGTTCTTTCAGGGCCATGTCGTGCCTGGTATCTATGCCCGATCGTTCATGGAAGGGCGCCTGACGGCAGAGCAGATGGAAATGTTCCGCTCAGAAGTCAGCGGCAATGGCCTCAGCTCATATCCGCACCCGTGGCTGATGCCGGATTATTGGCAGTTCCCGACGGTTTCGATGGGTCTGGGGCCGCTGATGGCGATCTACCAGGCGCGGTTCATGAAATATATGCACAACCGTGGCCTGATCGACGCCGCAGACCGCAAGGTTTGGGTGTTCCTTGGCGACGGTGAAATGGACGAACCCGAAAGTCTGGGGGCAATCAGCCTTGCCGCGCGTGAGGGGTTGGACAACCTGATCTTTGTTGTGAACTGCAACCTTCAGCGTCTTGACGGGCCGGTGCGTGGGAACGGCAAGATCGTCCAGGAACTCGAGGGCAACTTCCGCGGCTCTGGCTGGAACGTGATCAAGCTGCTCTGGGGCAAAGGCTGGGATCAGCTGCTGGAAAAAGACATCTCTGGCAAGCTGCGGCAGTTGATGGACGAAACAGTGGACGGCGATTATCAGACATTCAAGTCCAAGGACGGCGCCTATATCCGCGAGCATTTCTTTGGCAAATACCCCGAGACAGCGGCGCTGGTCGAAGACTGGACGGACGATCAGATCTGGTCGCTGCGGCGCGGCGGGCACGATCCGAAAAAGGTCTATACCGCGTTCAAGCGCGCGACCGAGACCAAGGGCCAGCCGACCTGTCTTTTGGTCAAGACGGTCAAGGGCTACGGCATGGGCACGGCCGGCGAAGGCCAGAACACCACGCATCAGCAGAAAAAGATGGCGACAGAACAGTTGCGCGCCATGCGCGATCGGTTTCAGGTGCCCGTCTCGGACGAGGATCTGCCGAACGCGCCTCTGGTCAGCCTCAACAATGCGCAAAAGGCCTATTTGACCGAGCGCCGCCGCGAATTGGGCGGGGCGTTCCCGAAACGCGACTGGCGTGACGCGCCCAAGCTTGAGATCCCGGCGCTGTCCGCGTTCAAAAGTCAGCTGGAATCGACCGGCGAGCGTGAAATCTCGACCACGATGGCGTTTGTTCGTATCCTCACCACGCTGCTGCGTGACAAGAAGATCGGCAAAAATGTCGTGCCGATCGTGCCGGACGAATCCCGCACCTTTGGCATGGAAGGACTGTTCCGGTCGGTGGGTATCTATAATCCGCTGGGTCAGAACTATACCCCGCAAGACGCCGACCAGATGATGTTCTATAAAGAGAGCAAGGACGGTCAGGTTCTGCAGGAAGGCATCAACGAGGCCGGTGCCATGGCCGACTGGATCGCGGCGGCGACGTCCTATTCCACCCACGGCGTGCCGATGATCCCGTTCTACATCTATTATTCGATGTTCGGGTTCCAGCGGATCGGTGATCTGGCCTGGGCGGCGGGCGACAGCCGGGCGCGCGGCTTTATGCTGGGCGGCACGGCGGGACGCACGACGCTGAACGGCGAAGGGTTGCAGCACGAGGACGGGCACAGCCATATCCTTGCCGGTACCATTCCGAACTGCATCAGCTACGACCCGACCTTCAGCTACGAAGTGGCGGTCATTGTGCGCCACGGGCTTCAGCGGATGTTCATCGATCAGGAGGATGTGTATTTCTATCTGACCCTGATGAACGAAAACTACAGCCACCCGGAAATGCCGATGGGGTCCGAAGAGGGCATCATCAAGGGCCTATACCGGATGTCCAAGACCGCAAAACCGGCCAAGCGTCACGTGAACCTGATGGGATCGGGCACGATCCTGGTTCAGGCGATCAAGGCGGCCAAGTTGCTCAAGGACGATTTCGGCGTCACGTCTGATATCTGGTCGGCGACCAGCTTTAACGAGCTGGCCCGCGACGGGCAGGATTGTGCACGGCAAAACCGGCTGAACCCGTTTGCCGCAGAAAAGGTGCCGTATGTCACTCAGACGCTCGAAGGGGTCAGCGGACCGATCATCGCTGCCACCGACTATATGAAGAACTACGCCGAACAGATCCGCAGCTATGTGCCAAACCGATTCACTGTGCTCGGGACGGACGGGTTCGGACGGTCGGACAGCCGGGTGAACCTGCGACGGTTCTTTGAGGTGGACGCAAATCACATCGCGGCGGCGGCCATGGTTGATCTCTATCGCGAGGGGGCAGTGTCCGAAAAGGATCTGCAAAGCGCGCTGAGCAAATATGAAATCGACGGCGGCAAGCCGAACCCGCGCCTGGTCTGA